Proteins encoded in a region of the Raphanus sativus cultivar WK10039 chromosome 8, ASM80110v3, whole genome shotgun sequence genome:
- the LOC108821215 gene encoding calcium-dependent protein kinase 11-like, with translation MEKPNSRRPSNNVLPYQTPRLRDHYLLGKKLGQGQFGTTYLCTEKSTSANYACKSIPKRKLVCREDCEDVWREIQIMHHLSEHQNVVRIKGTYEDSVFVHIVMEVCEGGELFDRIVSKGHFSEREAVKLIKTILGVVEACHSLGVMHRDLKPENFLFDSPKEDAKLKATDFGLSVFFKPGQYLYDVVGSPYYVAPEVLKKCYGPEMDVWSAGVILYILLSGVPPFWAETESGIFRQILQGKLDFKSDPWPSISEAAKDLIYKMLEKSPKKRISAHEALCHPWIADELAAPDKPLDPAVLSRLKQFSQMNKIKKMALRVIAERLSEEEIGGLKELFKMIDTDNSGTITFEELKTGLKRVGSELMESEIKSLMDAADIDSNGTIDYGEFLAATLHMNKMEREENLVAAFSYFDKDGSGYITIDELQSACTEFGLCDTPLDDMIKEIDLDNDGKIDFSEFTAMMKKGDGVGRSRTMMKNLNFNMVDAFGADNQNAENSAD, from the exons ATGGAAAAACCAAACTCTAGACGCCCTTCAAACAACGTTCTTCCTTACCAAACACCTCGATTGAGAGATCACTACCTCCTGGGCAAAAAGCTAGGCCAAGGCCAATTCGGCACCACCTATCTCTGCACCGAGAAATCAACCTCCGCTAATTACGCGTGCAAATCAATCCCAAAGCGCAAGCTCGTATGCCGCGAGGATTGCGAGGATGTCTGGCGCGAGATTCAGATCATGCATCATCTCTCCGAGCACCAAAACGTTGTTCGTATCAAAGGTACGTACGAGGACTCGGTGTTCGTTCACATCGTTATGGAGGTTTGCGAAGGAGGTGAGCTTTTCGATAGGATTGTTTCAAAGGGTCATTTCAGCGAGCGTGAGGCCGTGAAGCTTATCAAGACGATTCTTGGTGTTGTCGAGGCTTGTCATTCGCTTGGTGTTATGCATAGAGATCTCAAACCTGAGAATTTCTTGTTCGATAGTCCTAAGGAAGATGCCAAGCTTAAGGCTACCGATTTTGGTTTGTCTGTCTTCTTCAAACCag GACAATATCTGTATGATGTAGTTGGAAGTCCGTACTATGTTGCACCAGAGGTTCTAAAGAAATGTTACGGACCTGAAATGGATGTGTGGAGCGCTGGTGTTATCCTCTACATCTTACTAAGCGGTGTTCCTCCTTTCTGGGCAG AAACCGAATCTGGAATCTTTAGACAGATACTGCAAGGGAAGTTAGATTTTAAATCTGACCCATGGCCTAGTATCTCAGAAGCTGCTAAAGATTTGATCTACAAAATGCTCGAGAAGAGCCCCAAGAAACGCATTTCTGCCCATGAAGCCTTGT GTCACCCATGGATTGCCGATGAACTTGCCGCACCAGACAAGCCTCTTGATCCAGCAGTCTTATCGCGACTAAAGCAGTTCTCTCAAATGAACAAGATTAAGAAAATGGCTTTAAGG GTGATTGCTGAGAGACTTTCAGAGGAAGAAATTGGAGGTCTAAAGGAATTATTCAAAATGATTGACACAGACAACAGTGGGACGATTACTTTTGAAGAGCTCAAAACAGGTTTGAAGAGAGTTGGATCCGAGCTGATGGAATCAGAGATCAAATCTCTTATGGATGCG GCGGATATAGATAGCAACGGTACAATAGACTATGGAGAATTTCTAGCAGCGACATTACACATGAACAAGATGGAGCGAGAGGAGAATCTGGTGGCtgcattttcatattttgacaAAGACGGGAGTGGATATATCACTATTGATGAGCTTCAGTCAGCTTGCACAGAGTTTGGCCTATGTGATACACCTCTTGATGACATGATCAAGGAGATTGACCTTGACAAT GACGGGAAGATCGATTTCTCCGAGTTTACGGCGATGATGAAGAAAGGAGATGGAGTTGGAAGAAGCAGAACTATGATGAAAAACTTGAACTTCAACATGGTTGATGCTTTTGGAGCTGATAACCAAAACGCTGAAAATTCTGCTGATTGA